From the genome of Candidatus Methanomethylophilaceae archaeon:
TCTGCATCCGGACAGGAATTTCGGGGCTATGCTGCGAAGCTTTTTCACACCGATAGTTTCCCCTTTCTCCTCGATCACCGCCTCGGACAGCTCCTTGCACCAAGCGATCTGCTGCCTGACGGTAGGGTTCGGAACGCGCTCCCCGGAACGGAACCAAGAATCTATCTGCCTCACGAGATTAGGGTTGCCTATGCCTCCGCGCGCAACCATGATTCCGGCCGCGCCTGTGCATCTCTCCGCCTATATGGCGTCCCCCAAGGAATAGATGTTCCCTGAGATTATCAGAGGGACAGCCAGCTCTTTCTGAAGGCCTTCCACCATATCGTAATGTGGCTGACCGGTATAGCGCTCCTTCACCGTTCTGGCATGTATCGCGACGGCATCGGCCCCTGCGGATATGGTGGCATCCAAAATCTCGCGGAAATTGATCGATTCCAAGCTCTTGCCGAGACGGGTCTTTATCGTCACAGGCATCCCAGTGGCCGCTTTCACAGCGCGCACTATCTCCCCGCATCTCCCGGGATCAGACATCAGAGCGGAGCCGGAGCCGGAACGGAGGACCTTCGGCACGGGACAGCCCATGTTTATGTCGAAGAAACTGACGTTAGGATTCATCTTCGAGGCGATGCAGGCGGCCTTGGCGATCTCTTCCGGATTGCTCCCGAACAATTGGAGCCCTGTGGGATAATTGGGCCCGAAGTCCACGTACATGGAACCGGTTCTCTCGCTGTCGTGGATTATGCCGGCCGAAGAAGTGAGCTCGGTGATGGAGACTGCCACCCCGAAAGGCTTCATGAAATCCCTGTAGCTTGCGAAGGTGAAACCTGACATAGGCCCCAAAACTGCCTTCCCATCTGCGGGGACATCTCCGATCTTCCACATCCTGGCTGCCGATGCCGTCATCGGTTATCATTCTATGTCCTCGGTCCCGCTGTGCCCCATCCGATTGGCCGGAGTCGCGGACGCCTTTGTTCAGGATGATTATCGACGCCAATATCATCGCGATCCCGATCAGAGTGTGGGCGGACATGCCCTCATCGAAGAACAGCAGCCCGGCGACGGCGGCCATCGCGGTCTCCATGAACATCAGGATGGATACGGTGCCGATGTCCAGCCCGGCAAGACCCTTGGAATACAGATAGTATGGCAAAGCGGTGAACGCCAACCCTATGGCCAAGGAAGCGATGAGAGCCTCTGCAGAACTGAATGCCATCCCGACGGTCCCGACGGGATCGGAGAACGGCACCAGCATGATGACGCTGAAGATGAAGATGTAAAGCAGGACCGTCGATTCGGAATACCCCTTCTCCAAAGAAAGCTTGAAGAATGCCGCATGGAGCGCTCCGCCGAACCCCGCCCCGAGGCCGATGGATATTCCCAGCAGAGTGTATTCGGCGTTATGCGTGAAAAGACCCACGGCGAAGGCGCATCCTGCGAAACCGATGATTGCGGCCAGGACTTTCTTCACGGTGATCGGGTCCTTGAAAAATAGGAAAGATATCCCTATGGCGAAATAGCAATTTGTGCTCAGCAGCACTCCGGCCAAGGAGAGATCCATCATCGTCTGGGCCTGTATGTACAGCACGTCCATGCCTACGTTTGTGGCTGCGGCCAATACCAGAACCCAAACATCCTTCAGATTGATGCGGAAGGCACCTCTGTCCGTCGCCAGAAGAGCGATTGCTATCGCGGCCAAGCATACGACGGATTTGACCGCGTTTATCTGGACGGAATCCATCCCCGCATCCGATAGGGATCTTGTGCATACGCCTATAATACCCCATATCGACGCGCATAAAATCGTACAGGCGGCGGAAACCGTTTTCCCAGGCATAGTGATGCATCGATGATTGGGATAAAAACATTGCTTTAATGTTTCATTTCAAACCATCTACCATAAACGATATATCAAATGCGAGAAGATTGAAGGCCGATGGCAAAAACCGCGGACGCGAACTTTGAATTCCAAAAGATTGTGGCGATCGTGGGCACCGCGCTCATGGCCATTAAATTCTTGGCATATTTCACCACCCATTCAGTATCCATACTGACGGACGCGTTGGAATCAATAGTCAACGTCGTGGCTGCATTCATCGGGCTTTTTGCCCTCTACATATCCTCTCGCCCAGCCGACAGGTCCCACCCTTTCGGACATGGAAAAATCGAGACTGTTTCATCATCGGTTGAAGGGACGCTGATAACGGTCGCCGGATGCATGATCATTCTTGAAGCCATTAACAGGATATTGCATCCCGGCGAGATCAGGGAGCTGGACATCGGTCTGGTCCTCATAGCCATCACCGCCATCGTCAATTTCGCTGTCGGGAGGTCTGCGATAAGCCGCGGAACCAAAAGCCGTTCCCCTGCTCTCGTAGCCAGCGGAAAGCACCTATGCTCTGACACAGTGTCTTCGGTCGGAATCATAATCGGGCTCGCGGCGCTTTATGGGATCCAGGCGCTGGGATACGAGATCTCCTGGCTGGATGCCGCAATCGCCGGGGCATTCGGATGCGTGATAATCTACACGGGCGTGAAAGTCATCAGAGGATGCCTGAATGATTTCATGGACGCCGCAGACACGGATCTCATAGCCGAGGTTACGGAAGCCATCAACGGCGACAGGCATTACCATTGGATCGACGTCTACGGGCTGAGGATAATCAAATACGGCCCGAACATGTTCATCAACATGAGCGCGGTGCTCCCCAGGATGATGCCGCTGAGATTGGTCCAAGACGAGTTGTCGGAAGTCGAGACGACTCTCAGAGAGAAATATGGGGATTCGGCCGAAGTATCCATCAATCCCGTCCCCTGCACCGACCTGAGCTGCCGCTATTGCAGGTACTCATGCTCCGAAAGGAAAGAACGCTTCGTATGCGAACTCGCATGGACACCCCAGACGCTCTGCTGCATAAACCCGCACATAGACAAGAAGGCATCCATCATCAATATAGACGCAACCGATTAAAGCAACCTCCAGCATACTCCGGCTATGGAACAGACGGAAATCCCCCAGGAGATAATGAGCGCTGGGCTGTCCGATTGGTACGCAGAGCTCAACGACCCCAGCAAAGTCAAAGTGAAAAGATACCTCAAGGGGATAGACACGTCCTCGCCCTCGGCCCTTCTGATCGACTTGATGGTCCGCTCCGAGGAAGACCACAACTACAAGCTCTCGGTTACCGCGGGCTCCTACGCGACATCCATGGATTTGGACGATTACCAGCTCTTCAAAGTCAGGGAAGCGTACATCGACGGGCTGTTCGGTTCAGAGAAATACGACGACGCCAAGGAGCAATGCTGCCTCAACCTGGATCTCTACCCGGCCATTAAAGACAGCTTCCTCGCAGACAACGGCGGGAACATCCCCAAAGACATCAAATGCCGCAACAGGCTCATTGACATCCTGGTCGGCGTCGAGTGCGCCTACGACGAAGCCACCTCGGTCCTGGAAGATTTCGCCGCGATAGGGATAATGTATCCGGACGAACTGGAATACAGGAAGCAGAGCCTCAAAATCCACAGGATGCAGAAGACCTTCGACAGCATCTATTCTTATCGTCCGAAGGAATGAGGCTTTTCCAGGGGATCATGGGGATGACATCTATAGCCGGCTCTTCGTAGGGATGCACCCTGCGGATCGCCGCGATGGCTTCCCCCAGGTCCTCCTCCCACACGGCGAATTCCAGCCTCATCTCCTCGGCGACCTCGATCTTCCCGATCTCCCCCTGATAAGGGTGGGAGCCTTCCAGCGGCCTCCAGGTGCCTGTGACCGGCCAATATGTGAAGCACCTGTCGTATCCCGGATACAGAGGCTCAACCGACGAAGAAATCTCATCCATTAAGCTTCTTAGCAGCTCTTTCGATGCGTTTGTTGCTAACTTGAAACATCTTCTTTCCGTCGTCATATGGGACTCCCGAATCGACTCCCTCTATTATCCTGCCGATCCTCTCGAGGCGCTCGTCCATAGTCTCCACCATCTTCTTCGAGCCCCTTTTCAGGAATGCCAGGCTGAGGACGGTGGCGAGACAGGTTATGGGCGGGAAAAGATAAGCCGAACCGGCGACTATCCCGATTCCGGCGTTGAGGCGGGTTATGCTGTCGATCTTCTGCGCGAGCTGATCCCCCTCGACGATCTCCAGCCTGTTCCTCAGCTTGTCCGTGAGGAGCTTCTGGCCGCCGATGACGACCTCCATGCTCCATTGCACCTGGGTGAAAGGGTCCGCTGCCTTCCCGCATCCTTTGGTCTTCCTTTTCAAAATGGAATCCCTGAAATCGTCGGCCGTCGTTCCCTCGAACTCGGTCCAGCAAGTCCCGGAGGTGTACACGGAATGGGCGTCGCTGCCGGCGAGGTCCGCCCATCTTCCGGGATACGAATCCATCACCTTGCGGGCGAACATGTTGGAATAATAATCTGGATGGCCGCCGTTTATCGTCTCGAAGCCGTCGACACCCAAGGTGAGGATCTTCTCTTGGAGGCCGGGCACATGGAAGCTGAACGGATGGGGGGCGATCACTATGCCTCCCTGCGACCTGA
Proteins encoded in this window:
- a CDS encoding tRNA-dihydrouridine synthase family protein; the encoded protein is MNPNVSFFDINMGCPVPKVLRSGSGSALMSDPGRCGEIVRAVKAATGMPVTIKTRLGKSLESINFREILDATISAGADAVAIHARTVKERYTGQPHYDMVEGLQKELAVPLIISGNIYSLGDAI
- a CDS encoding PHP domain-containing protein → MGRADTHLHTHFSGFNQLGNAMKFPESVITPEVQVDQMRRLGYQVMAITDHDAIAGAFQGEKYAKKFDDIDMIVGEEVTTLEGEIIGLFLTEKVPRGLNVEETVDIIRSQGGIVIAPHPFSFHVPGLQEKILTLGVDGFETINGGHPDYYSNMFARKVMDSYPGRWADLAGSDAHSVYTSGTCWTEFEGTTADDFRDSILKRKTKGCGKAADPFTQVQWSMEVVIGGQKLLTDKLRNRLEIVEGDQLAQKIDSITRLNAGIGIVAGSAYLFPPITCLATVLSLAFLKRGSKKMVETMDERLERIGRIIEGVDSGVPYDDGKKMFQVSNKRIERAAKKLNG
- a CDS encoding DMT family transporter — its product is MPGKTVSAACTILCASIWGIIGVCTRSLSDAGMDSVQINAVKSVVCLAAIAIALLATDRGAFRINLKDVWVLVLAAATNVGMDVLYIQAQTMMDLSLAGVLLSTNCYFAIGISFLFFKDPITVKKVLAAIIGFAGCAFAVGLFTHNAEYTLLGISIGLGAGFGGALHAAFFKLSLEKGYSESTVLLYIFIFSVIMLVPFSDPVGTVGMAFSSAEALIASLAIGLAFTALPYYLYSKGLAGLDIGTVSILMFMETAMAAVAGLLFFDEGMSAHTLIGIAMILASIIILNKGVRDSGQSDGAQRDRGHRMITDDGIGSQDVEDRRCPRRWEGSFGAYVRFHLRKLQGFHEAFRGGSLHHRAHFFGRHNPRQRENRFHVRGLRAQLSHRAPIVREQSGRDRQGRLHRLEDES
- a CDS encoding cation transporter; protein product: MAKTADANFEFQKIVAIVGTALMAIKFLAYFTTHSVSILTDALESIVNVVAAFIGLFALYISSRPADRSHPFGHGKIETVSSSVEGTLITVAGCMIILEAINRILHPGEIRELDIGLVLIAITAIVNFAVGRSAISRGTKSRSPALVASGKHLCSDTVSSVGIIIGLAALYGIQALGYEISWLDAAIAGAFGCVIIYTGVKVIRGCLNDFMDAADTDLIAEVTEAINGDRHYHWIDVYGLRIIKYGPNMFINMSAVLPRMMPLRLVQDELSEVETTLREKYGDSAEVSINPVPCTDLSCRYCRYSCSERKERFVCELAWTPQTLCCINPHIDKKASIINIDATD
- a CDS encoding tRNA-dihydrouridine synthase gives rise to the protein MVARGGIGNPNLVRQIDSWFRSGERVPNPTVRQQIAWCKELSEAVIEEKGETIGVKKLRSIAPKFLSGCRWSVSRKRLATEPETKADLFALLDAIEEESGDRTVGRPERDVACAHDDD